A portion of the Sulfurospirillum diekertiae genome contains these proteins:
- the aspA gene encoding aspartate ammonia-lyase, with the protein MSTRIEHDLIGDKEISNECYYGVQTARAAENFHITGITLEKFPTFITCLAKVKKAAALANHELGLLAENKKNVICEACDEIIGGQYHNQFVVDMFQGGAGTSTNMNANEVIANIGLEKLGHKKGEYKYLHPNNDVNLSQSTNDAYPTALRVALFEKLGELTVSMSIIKNSFAKKALEFKDVIKMGRTQLQDAVPMTLEQEFRTYAVMIGEDIQRVIEAQQLVREMNLGATAIGTGINAHPNYSKIVEAKLQEVTGRPFVTAGDLVEATQDTGAYVQISGVLKRVATKMSKICNDLRLLSSGPRTGFGEINLPAMQPGSSIMPGKVNPVIPEVVNQVCFQVIGTDVSVTMACEAGQLQLNVFEPVIAYNLFTSVNMMKNAFETLAYTCVDGITANPERCKELVLKSIGLVTALNPFIGYENSTSVAKEALETGGSVYDIVLARGLLAKAELDDIIKPENMIKPRNYDKK; encoded by the coding sequence ATGTCAACTAGAATCGAACACGATCTAATCGGTGATAAAGAAATATCAAATGAGTGTTATTATGGCGTTCAAACTGCACGTGCAGCTGAGAACTTTCACATTACAGGAATTACACTTGAAAAATTCCCAACCTTTATTACATGCCTAGCAAAAGTTAAAAAAGCAGCAGCTCTTGCAAACCATGAGCTTGGACTTCTTGCGGAAAACAAAAAGAATGTCATTTGTGAAGCATGTGATGAGATTATTGGTGGTCAATACCATAACCAATTTGTTGTCGACATGTTCCAAGGTGGAGCAGGTACATCAACAAATATGAATGCAAACGAAGTTATTGCAAATATTGGACTTGAAAAACTAGGTCACAAAAAAGGTGAATACAAATACCTTCATCCAAATAATGATGTTAACTTGTCTCAATCTACAAATGATGCCTACCCAACGGCACTTCGTGTTGCTCTTTTTGAAAAACTCGGTGAACTTACCGTTTCTATGAGCATCATCAAAAATTCATTTGCAAAAAAAGCACTTGAGTTTAAAGATGTCATTAAAATGGGTCGTACTCAACTTCAAGATGCTGTACCTATGACCTTAGAGCAAGAGTTTCGAACCTATGCCGTTATGATCGGTGAAGATATTCAACGTGTGATTGAAGCACAACAGTTAGTACGTGAGATGAACCTTGGTGCAACAGCGATTGGTACAGGTATCAACGCACATCCTAACTATTCAAAAATAGTCGAAGCCAAACTTCAAGAAGTAACAGGGCGTCCTTTTGTAACTGCGGGTGATCTTGTTGAAGCAACCCAAGATACAGGCGCTTATGTACAAATCTCTGGTGTTCTTAAACGTGTAGCCACCAAAATGTCAAAAATTTGTAATGACCTTCGTTTACTAAGCTCTGGTCCTAGAACTGGATTTGGCGAAATCAACCTCCCAGCAATGCAACCAGGTAGTTCTATCATGCCAGGTAAAGTCAATCCTGTTATCCCTGAAGTTGTAAACCAAGTCTGTTTCCAAGTCATTGGTACCGATGTTTCTGTTACGATGGCATGTGAAGCGGGACAACTCCAACTAAACGTTTTTGAGCCTGTTATTGCATACAACCTTTTCACTTCTGTCAACATGATGAAAAACGCATTTGAGACACTGGCTTATACATGTGTTGATGGCATTACAGCAAATCCTGAGAGATGTAAAGAACTTGTACTTAAAAGTATTGGACTTGTTACAGCACTTAATCCATTTATCGGTTATGAAAACTCAACCTCTGTCGCTAAAGAAGCGTTAGAAACAGGTGGTTCAGTCTATGACATCGTTCTAGCACGTGGTCTTTTAGCCAAAGCAGAACTGGATGACATCATCAAACCAGAGAACATGATTAAACCTCGTAATTACGATAAAAAATAA
- the aspA gene encoding aspartate ammonia-lyase has product MRTRIEHDLIGNKEISNECYYGVQTARAMENFHITGVTLGSFPTFLESIAKVKKAAALANYELNLLSEAKKNAIVEACDAIIAGKFHDQFVVDMIQGGAGTSTNMNANEVIANIGLEILGHQKGEYKYLHPNNDVNLSQSTNDAYPTALRVALYEKLGELTESMGIIKNSFAKKASEFKDVIKMGRTQLQDAVPMTLEQEFRTYAVMIGEDMQRVHEARQLVREINMGATAIGTGINAHPDYAKTVEAKLQEVTGRPFVTAGDLIEATQDTGAYVQISGVLKRVATKMSKICNDLRLLSSGPRTGFGEINLPAMQPGSSIMPGKVNPVIPEVVNQVCFQVIGTDIAVTMACEAGQLQLNVFEPLIAYNLFNSVNMMKNAFEALAYTCVDGITANKERCKALVLNSIGLVTALNPYLGYENSTIVAKEALETGGSVYDIVLEKGLLDKEQLDEIIKPENMIQPHNFGLSEKSKFNKI; this is encoded by the coding sequence GTGCGTACTCGAATCGAACATGATCTTATCGGCAATAAAGAGATTTCCAACGAATGTTACTATGGTGTTCAAACAGCGCGAGCTATGGAGAACTTTCACATCACAGGGGTCACACTAGGGAGTTTCCCTACCTTTCTTGAATCCATTGCCAAAGTCAAAAAAGCGGCGGCTTTAGCCAATTATGAGTTAAACCTTCTGAGTGAAGCTAAAAAAAATGCAATTGTTGAGGCGTGCGATGCCATCATCGCAGGTAAATTCCACGACCAATTTGTGGTCGATATGATCCAAGGAGGCGCTGGAACTTCGACCAATATGAATGCCAATGAAGTTATCGCCAACATTGGTTTGGAGATTCTAGGGCACCAAAAAGGTGAATACAAATATCTGCATCCTAACAACGATGTTAACCTCTCACAATCGACCAATGATGCTTACCCCACAGCACTTCGTGTCGCACTCTATGAAAAATTAGGAGAGCTAACGGAGTCCATGGGCATCATCAAAAACTCGTTTGCTAAAAAAGCGAGTGAGTTCAAAGATGTCATCAAGATGGGTCGAACCCAGCTCCAAGATGCCGTACCAATGACGCTGGAGCAAGAGTTTAGAACCTACGCTGTCATGATCGGTGAAGACATGCAAAGGGTGCATGAAGCACGGCAGTTGGTACGTGAGATCAACATGGGCGCAACGGCGATTGGAACAGGCATTAATGCGCATCCTGATTATGCCAAGACAGTTGAAGCCAAACTCCAAGAGGTGACGGGACGACCGTTTGTCACAGCAGGCGATCTTATCGAAGCGACGCAAGATACAGGTGCTTACGTGCAAATCTCAGGCGTTTTAAAACGAGTAGCAACCAAAATGTCCAAAATCTGCAATGATCTCAGACTTCTAAGCTCGGGACCAAGAACAGGTTTTGGCGAGATCAATCTACCTGCGATGCAACCAGGAAGCTCCATTATGCCCGGTAAAGTCAATCCTGTCATCCCAGAAGTCGTCAACCAAGTCTGTTTTCAAGTCATCGGTACGGACATTGCCGTGACGATGGCGTGTGAAGCAGGACAACTGCAACTCAATGTCTTTGAGCCACTGATTGCTTACAACCTCTTCAACTCGGTCAATATGATGAAAAATGCCTTTGAAGCACTTGCATACACGTGTGTGGATGGCATTACCGCAAACAAGGAGCGCTGCAAAGCGTTGGTGCTTAATAGCATCGGTTTGGTCACTGCACTCAATCCCTATTTAGGCTACGAAAACTCCACCATCGTTGCCAAAGAGGCGTTAGAGACAGGCGGTTCTGTCTATGACATCGTTTTAGAAAAAGGTCTACTAGACAAAGAACAACTCGATGAAATTATCAAACCAGAAAATATGATCCAACCCCACAATTTCGGGCTTTCCGAAAAAAGTAAATTTAATAAAATTTAA
- a CDS encoding TonB-dependent receptor has protein sequence MAAIVVFPLALHADVYKLDAVETTAIQASMVNNDGISDGFLDKNVTVGPLGKKKAIDTPYQINTIPKELSENGQAMGLEDVVKYIPSAQIEYRGGADLGRPQTRGMRGEVVANSFWDGLHIVSTTATAMEMFDDVQIINGLAGALYGPTAPSGIYSFTRKRPTADYENTVKMTYGYKGYGEAMADVGGMANDAIGYRAVVIGGDGEGYVDNSALRRKLVSLGLDFHLTDRLTLETNFSYYNYIKEGYSGSYLMPYTALGVAKYTLPDAFDATDKKYGPNNGGREITTTTYSTKLKYEIADNWHAEAGYLNQRADRDMYISSSTFNSNAGTYTPAVVKVSPMAARFDLDSWMGYVTTEQNFLGLEHDLALGGNGYRWDIYGADGSRRYVSSTTDVESLTLADTIKLNDQWQTVLSTSKSWIDKDAYATTGATTSEIDNDGYSYAASLIYKPLKNLSFYVTYADSLQQFDPVTYLNKTFILDPYRSKQYEIGSKLSLDRVDLSAALFSNQTSNGLSRV, from the coding sequence ATGGCAGCCATAGTGGTATTCCCATTGGCTTTGCATGCGGATGTGTATAAGCTAGATGCAGTCGAAACGACGGCAATACAAGCCAGTATGGTAAACAACGATGGTATTTCGGATGGTTTCTTAGATAAAAACGTCACTGTTGGACCATTGGGCAAGAAAAAAGCGATTGATACACCGTATCAAATCAATACGATTCCTAAAGAATTGAGTGAAAATGGTCAAGCCATGGGCTTGGAAGATGTGGTGAAGTACATTCCTTCTGCACAAATAGAGTACCGTGGCGGAGCAGATTTAGGTCGTCCCCAAACCAGAGGAATGCGAGGAGAAGTTGTTGCAAATAGCTTTTGGGATGGGTTGCATATCGTTTCTACTACCGCTACGGCTATGGAAATGTTTGATGATGTACAAATTATCAACGGGCTTGCGGGTGCTCTTTACGGTCCAACAGCCCCCTCTGGAATTTATAGTTTTACACGTAAACGTCCTACAGCGGATTATGAAAATACTGTAAAAATGACCTATGGTTATAAAGGATACGGCGAAGCGATGGCAGATGTAGGTGGCATGGCAAATGATGCCATTGGCTACCGAGCCGTTGTTATTGGGGGGGACGGTGAAGGTTATGTCGACAATAGTGCTTTACGAAGAAAGCTTGTCTCTTTAGGACTGGACTTTCATCTAACAGATCGTTTGACATTAGAGACAAACTTTAGTTATTACAACTATATTAAAGAGGGCTATTCAGGCTCATATCTCATGCCTTATACCGCTCTTGGCGTAGCAAAATACACGCTTCCAGATGCCTTTGATGCTACCGATAAAAAGTATGGACCAAACAATGGAGGTCGAGAGATAACGACGACGACCTACAGCACCAAGCTCAAATACGAGATAGCCGATAATTGGCATGCGGAGGCAGGTTATCTGAACCAAAGAGCAGATAGGGATATGTACATTAGTTCAAGTACGTTTAATTCTAATGCAGGTACTTACACGCCAGCCGTAGTTAAGGTATCGCCTATGGCAGCACGATTTGATCTTGATAGTTGGATGGGATATGTGACAACGGAGCAAAACTTTTTGGGTTTAGAACATGACCTTGCCCTAGGTGGTAACGGTTATCGTTGGGATATTTATGGTGCAGATGGCTCTAGACGCTATGTCTCTTCAACAACCGATGTAGAAAGTTTGACATTAGCGGATACGATTAAGCTTAACGATCAGTGGCAGACGGTTCTTTCCACAAGTAAAAGCTGGATTGATAAAGATGCGTATGCTACCACAGGCGCTACAACCAGTGAAATCGATAATGATGGCTACAGTTATGCGGCAAGTTTGATCTACAAACCATTGAAAAATCTTAGTTTTTATGTTACGTATGCCGACAGCTTACAACAGTT